Proteins from a single region of Candidatus Zixiibacteriota bacterium:
- a CDS encoding heavy metal translocating P-type ATPase, giving the protein MIDPICNMEVDEETAAGRFDYDGRTYLFCSVHCLEKFKQEPARYTGGADGGEEERAAPAGATYICPMDPEVRESRPGACPKCGMALEPELPGLFSPQKTEYVCPMHPEIVRDAPGSCPICGMTLEPRTVVLEEENPELAAMTRRFWVSAALSLPIALLALTEFLPGKPVHSSFSPHLLNWLQLTLATPVVLWGGRPFFERGWASIVNRSLNMFTLISIGVGTAYVYSVGATAFPGAFPESFRGHGGEVAVYFDAAAIITTLVLLGQVLELRARSETGKAIKALLGLAPKTARVILPDGTEADIPLERVKPGDRLRVRPGEKIPVDGVVLEGSTSVDESMITGEPIPVEKVPRSRVTGGTVNGTGSFVMRAERVGSETLLAQIVRMVAEAQRSRAPIQKLADTVAAYFVPAVVVVAGITFVAWAVAGPEPAMAYALLNSIAVLIIACPCALGLATPMSIMVGTGRGAMAGVLIKNAEALEVLEKVDTLVVDKTGTLTEGRPRLTTLVPVPGRTEDEILALAASLERGSEHPLAAAIVEAAEKKRLELSEAREFRSFTGKGVTGIVQGKRVALGNRRLLDDLGVQPGGLSERAEELGRDGQTVMYIVVDGQIAGLVGVADPIKASTPEAIRLLHEDKVRIVMLTGDNRTTAEAVARKLGIDEVHAEVLPEQKGEIVRRLQAEGRIVAMAGDGINDAPALAQAHVGIAMGTGTDVAMESAGVTLVKGDLRGIAKARRLSRGTMRNIRQNLFFAFVYNVMGIPIAAGVLYPFFGWLLSPVIASAAMTFSSVSVITNALRLNRLSL; this is encoded by the coding sequence ATGATCGATCCCATCTGCAACATGGAAGTCGACGAGGAAACGGCGGCAGGCCGCTTCGACTACGACGGCAGGACCTACCTTTTTTGCAGCGTCCACTGTTTGGAAAAATTCAAGCAGGAACCGGCGAGGTACACGGGAGGCGCGGACGGCGGCGAGGAGGAGCGGGCGGCTCCGGCGGGTGCGACCTACATCTGCCCCATGGACCCGGAGGTTCGCGAAAGCCGCCCCGGGGCTTGCCCGAAGTGCGGTATGGCGCTCGAGCCCGAGCTCCCGGGCCTCTTTTCGCCGCAGAAGACCGAGTATGTCTGTCCCATGCATCCCGAGATCGTCCGCGACGCGCCGGGATCCTGTCCGATCTGCGGCATGACCTTGGAGCCGAGGACCGTCGTTCTCGAGGAGGAAAACCCGGAGCTCGCCGCCATGACGCGGCGCTTCTGGGTCAGCGCGGCTCTCAGTCTGCCGATTGCGCTCCTGGCGCTCACCGAATTTCTGCCCGGCAAGCCGGTTCACAGCAGCTTTTCACCCCATCTCCTGAACTGGCTTCAGCTCACGCTCGCGACTCCGGTGGTTCTCTGGGGCGGCCGCCCGTTTTTCGAGCGCGGTTGGGCCTCAATCGTGAACCGCAGCCTGAACATGTTCACTCTCATCTCGATCGGGGTCGGCACGGCCTACGTTTACAGCGTCGGCGCGACGGCGTTTCCAGGCGCCTTTCCCGAGTCGTTTCGCGGCCACGGCGGAGAAGTGGCGGTCTACTTCGATGCGGCCGCGATCATCACCACGCTCGTGTTGCTGGGACAGGTGTTGGAGCTGCGAGCCCGCAGCGAGACGGGCAAGGCGATCAAGGCGCTGCTGGGGCTTGCGCCGAAAACAGCCCGGGTGATCCTGCCAGACGGAACCGAAGCGGATATCCCGCTCGAGCGCGTCAAGCCGGGGGATCGCCTGCGGGTTCGGCCGGGTGAAAAGATTCCTGTCGACGGCGTCGTGCTCGAAGGCTCGACCTCGGTGGACGAATCGATGATCACCGGCGAACCGATTCCGGTCGAAAAGGTCCCGCGCAGCCGGGTGACGGGCGGCACGGTCAACGGCACGGGCAGCTTCGTGATGCGCGCGGAGCGGGTGGGGAGCGAAACGCTGCTCGCGCAGATCGTCCGCATGGTGGCCGAAGCCCAGCGCAGCCGCGCACCGATCCAGAAGCTCGCCGACACCGTGGCCGCGTACTTCGTGCCGGCGGTGGTTGTAGTCGCCGGCATCACGTTCGTCGCATGGGCGGTCGCCGGCCCGGAGCCGGCCATGGCCTATGCGTTGCTCAACTCCATTGCCGTTCTGATCATCGCCTGTCCCTGCGCCCTCGGCCTGGCGACGCCGATGTCGATCATGGTCGGGACCGGACGGGGCGCCATGGCGGGCGTGCTGATCAAGAACGCCGAGGCACTGGAAGTGCTGGAGAAGGTCGACACGCTGGTGGTCGACAAGACCGGGACGCTGACCGAGGGCAGGCCTCGCCTGACGACGCTGGTTCCCGTACCCGGACGGACGGAAGACGAGATCCTGGCGCTCGCGGCGAGCCTCGAACGGGGAAGCGAGCATCCGCTGGCGGCGGCGATCGTGGAGGCCGCCGAAAAAAAACGCCTGGAGCTTTCGGAAGCCCGGGAATTCCGCTCGTTCACCGGTAAGGGGGTGACGGGCATCGTTCAAGGCAAGCGCGTGGCGCTCGGAAACCGGCGGTTGCTGGACGATCTCGGCGTGCAGCCGGGCGGCCTGTCCGAGCGCGCCGAGGAGCTCGGCAGGGACGGGCAGACGGTGATGTACATCGTCGTGGACGGACAGATCGCCGGGCTGGTCGGGGTCGCCGACCCGATCAAAGCGTCGACTCCGGAGGCGATCCGGCTGCTGCACGAGGACAAGGTCAGGATCGTCATGCTCACGGGGGACAACCGCACGACGGCGGAGGCGGTGGCGCGCAAGCTCGGGATCGACGAAGTTCATGCGGAAGTGCTGCCGGAGCAGAAGGGCGAAATCGTCAGACGGCTGCAGGCCGAGGGGCGCATTGTGGCGATGGCCGGCGACGGCATCAACGATGCGCCCGCGCTCGCTCAGGCGCACGTGGGGATCGCGATGGGCACGGGAACGGACGTCGCCATGGAAAGCGCCGGCGTGACGCTGGTGAAGGGCGATTTGCGTGGCATCGCCAAGGCACGGCGGTTGAGCCGCGGCACAATGCGCAACATCAGGCAGAACCTTTTCTTCGCGTTCGTCTACAACGTGATGGGAATCCCGATCGCGGCGGGCGTGCTCTATCCGTTTTTCGGCTGGTTGTTGAGCCCGGTCATCGCCAGCGCCGCGATGACCTTCAGCTCCGTCTCGGTCATCACCAACGCTCTGAGGTTGAACCGGCTGTCGCTTTGA